A single Ptiloglossa arizonensis isolate GNS036 chromosome 2, iyPtiAriz1_principal, whole genome shotgun sequence DNA region contains:
- the LOC143143214 gene encoding G-protein coupled receptor Mth2 isoform X1: protein MFDPINRFRGKMSGNTERLLMLLQILVCKLAISNALVNNGTSTIHVIPLQNKTEIPGEYKDLPVVGKCCPKGEVFVKNQTRNAVCTPYDSTIDENFTPLFCDFNKSGVVVPGEQRDAFVAIVGEPCKYKRYILDPEENKEDENYLLLNGSVFAPSHVPSMLTHGVDYCMEIVPGVGLKTFVCFDEEDKIVIASSRVIIYATGLLISVPFLILTIVAYSITPKLQDLLGRTLCHYCGCLALAFTALSIMQLGSSHFSSQACTSIAFVIQFSFIACFFWLNAMCIEMWSVIRSHVDRETYKRMKPRTLFFWYSLWCWGPSLILILVSMIMDVGPTIPATYVKLNFAEDCWSKSDNNSMPFFYVPVGLLLLGNIALFVLTFVNLSKYQKDLDLRFLAGNPESDGRDRCSLRRLMRTVLVCLIVFFLMGLNWTMELIFWFVNGDPTSWTTFDVVNALQGVLVFGLFVLRRPQRYYVWLRIQQLRGVNAVTPEIGSMDLCLLPILSGDRQSSQTIIP, encoded by the exons ATGTTCG ATCCTATAAACAGATTTCGGGGAAAGATGTCTGGAAACACCGAAAGACTTTTAATGTTGCTGCAGATTCTCGTTTGCAAACTGGCGATTTCCAACGCCCTCGTGAACAACGGGACGTCAACTATACACGTGATTCCGCTG CAAAACAAGACGGAAATACCGGGAGAGTACAAGGATTTACCAGTGGTGGGGAAATGTTGCCCGAAGGGCGAAGTTTTCGTGAAAAATCAAACCCGTAACGCGGTTTGCACACCTTACGATTCCACGATCGACGAAAACTTCACACCACTGTTCTGTGACTTCAACAAAAGTGGCGTCGTGGTACCCGGTGAACAACGAGACGCGTTCGTTGCGATCGTCGGAGAGCCTTGTAAATACAAAAG GTACATTTTGGATCCGGAGGAGAACAAGGaggatgaaaattatttattgttaaACGGATCTGTATTCGCCCCGAGTCACGTTCCGTCGATGTTGACGCACGGTGTCGATTACTGCATGGAAATTGTTCCAGGTGTGGGGCTGAAAACTTTCGTATGCTTCGACGAAG AGGACAAAATAGTGATCGCCTCGTCCCGAGTGATAATTTACGCCACCGGGCTCCTAATATCCGTGCCATTTTTAATCCTCACCATAGTAGCGTATTCGATCACACCGAAATTACAGGACTTACTTGGGAGAACACTGTGCCATTACTGTGGATGCTTGGCGTTAGCTTTTACCGCGTTATCGATCATGCAACTGGGCAGTTCGCATTTCTCGAGTCAGGCGTGTACCAGCATAG CATTCGTCATCCAGTTCTCCTTCATCGCTTGTTTCTTCTGGCTAAATGCGATGTGCATCGAAATGTGGTCGGTGATACGTAGCCACGTGGATCGTGAAACGTACAAGAGGATGAAGCCGAGAACGTTATTCTTTTGGTACTCGTTATGGTGTTGGGGTCCCTCGTTGATACTTATCCTCGTCTCGATGATTATGGACGTCGGCCCGACGATACCTGCGACATACGTAAAGCTGAACTTCGCTGAGGATTGTTGGTCCAAAT CCGACAATAATTCAATGCCGTTCTTTTACGTGCCGGTCGGATTGCTCCTGCTTGGGAACATAGCTCTCTTCGTTCTGACGTTCGTCAATTTGTCGAAATACCAGAAGGATCTCGATCTGAGATTTCTAGCGGGGAATCCGGAGTCGGATGGTCGCGATCGTTGTTCCCTACGACGACTAATGAGGACCGTGTTGGTCTGCTTGATCGTTTTCTTCCTGATGGGTCTCAATTGGACGATGGAACTGATATTCTGGTTCGTGAACGGGGATCCCACTTCGTGGACGACTTTCGACGTTGTGAACGCTCTTCAAGGTGTTCTCGTGTTCGGTCTGTTCGTGCTG
- the LOC143143214 gene encoding G-protein coupled receptor Mth2 isoform X2, which produces MSGNTERLLMLLQILVCKLAISNALVNNGTSTIHVIPLQNKTEIPGEYKDLPVVGKCCPKGEVFVKNQTRNAVCTPYDSTIDENFTPLFCDFNKSGVVVPGEQRDAFVAIVGEPCKYKRYILDPEENKEDENYLLLNGSVFAPSHVPSMLTHGVDYCMEIVPGVGLKTFVCFDEEDKIVIASSRVIIYATGLLISVPFLILTIVAYSITPKLQDLLGRTLCHYCGCLALAFTALSIMQLGSSHFSSQACTSIAFVIQFSFIACFFWLNAMCIEMWSVIRSHVDRETYKRMKPRTLFFWYSLWCWGPSLILILVSMIMDVGPTIPATYVKLNFAEDCWSKSDNNSMPFFYVPVGLLLLGNIALFVLTFVNLSKYQKDLDLRFLAGNPESDGRDRCSLRRLMRTVLVCLIVFFLMGLNWTMELIFWFVNGDPTSWTTFDVVNALQGVLVFGLFVLRRPQRYYVWLRIQQLRGVNAVTPEIGSMDLCLLPILSGDRQSSQTIIP; this is translated from the exons ATGTCTGGAAACACCGAAAGACTTTTAATGTTGCTGCAGATTCTCGTTTGCAAACTGGCGATTTCCAACGCCCTCGTGAACAACGGGACGTCAACTATACACGTGATTCCGCTG CAAAACAAGACGGAAATACCGGGAGAGTACAAGGATTTACCAGTGGTGGGGAAATGTTGCCCGAAGGGCGAAGTTTTCGTGAAAAATCAAACCCGTAACGCGGTTTGCACACCTTACGATTCCACGATCGACGAAAACTTCACACCACTGTTCTGTGACTTCAACAAAAGTGGCGTCGTGGTACCCGGTGAACAACGAGACGCGTTCGTTGCGATCGTCGGAGAGCCTTGTAAATACAAAAG GTACATTTTGGATCCGGAGGAGAACAAGGaggatgaaaattatttattgttaaACGGATCTGTATTCGCCCCGAGTCACGTTCCGTCGATGTTGACGCACGGTGTCGATTACTGCATGGAAATTGTTCCAGGTGTGGGGCTGAAAACTTTCGTATGCTTCGACGAAG AGGACAAAATAGTGATCGCCTCGTCCCGAGTGATAATTTACGCCACCGGGCTCCTAATATCCGTGCCATTTTTAATCCTCACCATAGTAGCGTATTCGATCACACCGAAATTACAGGACTTACTTGGGAGAACACTGTGCCATTACTGTGGATGCTTGGCGTTAGCTTTTACCGCGTTATCGATCATGCAACTGGGCAGTTCGCATTTCTCGAGTCAGGCGTGTACCAGCATAG CATTCGTCATCCAGTTCTCCTTCATCGCTTGTTTCTTCTGGCTAAATGCGATGTGCATCGAAATGTGGTCGGTGATACGTAGCCACGTGGATCGTGAAACGTACAAGAGGATGAAGCCGAGAACGTTATTCTTTTGGTACTCGTTATGGTGTTGGGGTCCCTCGTTGATACTTATCCTCGTCTCGATGATTATGGACGTCGGCCCGACGATACCTGCGACATACGTAAAGCTGAACTTCGCTGAGGATTGTTGGTCCAAAT CCGACAATAATTCAATGCCGTTCTTTTACGTGCCGGTCGGATTGCTCCTGCTTGGGAACATAGCTCTCTTCGTTCTGACGTTCGTCAATTTGTCGAAATACCAGAAGGATCTCGATCTGAGATTTCTAGCGGGGAATCCGGAGTCGGATGGTCGCGATCGTTGTTCCCTACGACGACTAATGAGGACCGTGTTGGTCTGCTTGATCGTTTTCTTCCTGATGGGTCTCAATTGGACGATGGAACTGATATTCTGGTTCGTGAACGGGGATCCCACTTCGTGGACGACTTTCGACGTTGTGAACGCTCTTCAAGGTGTTCTCGTGTTCGGTCTGTTCGTGCTG